A window of Dickeya zeae NCPPB 2538 contains these coding sequences:
- a CDS encoding carbohydrate ABC transporter permease translates to MKGSSLLTRWIIIGFMLLFFLLPPIWIFSNALKSVDEIFAWPPSLWPENATLENFVDVFVNTNFVHTLGNSFFVSVLSSLLSVTISVMAGYALAKFRFRGDTLVFMVIMCALMIPLQIILIPIFLLLRDLHLLNTLWGVIIAPAATPTGVFLMRQYIRNIPDSLLEAARLEGTGEWRILWRIVVPLSLPAIATLAAFTFVWRWNDFLWPFLVISDQSQWTVQLALASNVGQFDINWPRLLAMSAMAVLPMLAIFLALQRYFMNGLMAGATKE, encoded by the coding sequence ATGAAGGGGTCATCTCTGCTGACGCGCTGGATAATCATTGGTTTCATGCTGCTGTTTTTCCTGTTGCCGCCAATCTGGATTTTTTCCAACGCGCTGAAGTCGGTCGATGAGATTTTCGCCTGGCCGCCATCGCTGTGGCCGGAAAACGCGACGCTGGAGAATTTTGTCGATGTGTTCGTCAACACCAACTTTGTTCATACGCTCGGCAACTCCTTTTTCGTTTCCGTCCTGTCATCGCTGCTGTCGGTCACGATCAGCGTCATGGCGGGCTATGCGCTGGCGAAATTCCGGTTTCGGGGGGATACGCTGGTTTTCATGGTCATCATGTGTGCGCTGATGATCCCGCTGCAGATTATCCTGATTCCGATTTTCCTGCTGCTGCGTGACCTGCATCTGCTCAATACGCTGTGGGGGGTGATTATCGCGCCGGCGGCGACGCCTACCGGGGTGTTCCTGATGCGGCAGTATATCCGCAACATTCCTGACAGCCTGCTGGAAGCGGCGCGTCTGGAAGGCACCGGAGAGTGGCGAATTCTGTGGCGTATCGTGGTGCCGCTGTCGTTACCGGCAATCGCCACACTGGCGGCCTTTACCTTCGTCTGGCGTTGGAATGATTTTCTGTGGCCGTTTCTGGTCATCAGCGACCAGAGCCAATGGACGGTACAACTGGCGCTGGCCAGTAACGTCGGTCAGTTTGATATCAACTGGCCGCGGCTGTTGGCGATGTCGGCGATGGCGGTATTGCCGATGCTGGCGATTTTCCTGGCGCTACAACGCTATTTCATGAACGGATTGATGGCGGGTGCGACCAAGGAGTAA
- a CDS encoding carbohydrate ABC transporter permease, with protein MKVMNPESASLAVMSQGSGVFTRRLRKYWPYLLILPSFGLLLLFTFYPLLQGFWMSVFQRGVVVLPQVASTQPKFVGIDNFIQVFTDPEFQHVLLRTVVFVVFAVPLNLVIALCMALLLAPQVRGFGLARTIVFFPSMISLLTIGIMWKWLFGYNSGLINYVLSLVDISPVPWLQQETMAQIAVVIVWVWASAGFNMMILLAGLTAIPEDLYEASRMDGTSRWRTFWRITLPLLQPSVVVVVVLSSIEAFKVYELVISLTGGGPGRATVYLIQTIYENAFMQPATAGVAAAQSVVLFVILFALSVIQLRLSRSFK; from the coding sequence ATGAAAGTGATGAATCCGGAGTCGGCCAGTCTGGCAGTCATGTCACAAGGTTCGGGAGTGTTTACTCGTCGTCTCAGGAAGTACTGGCCTTATTTGTTGATATTGCCGTCGTTTGGGTTGTTGCTGTTGTTCACCTTCTATCCATTACTGCAAGGGTTTTGGATGTCGGTATTTCAACGTGGCGTGGTGGTGTTGCCTCAGGTCGCCAGCACGCAGCCTAAATTCGTCGGGATCGATAACTTTATCCAGGTATTTACTGACCCCGAATTTCAGCACGTGCTGCTGCGCACGGTGGTGTTTGTGGTATTTGCCGTGCCGCTTAATCTGGTCATCGCTCTGTGTATGGCGCTGTTGTTAGCGCCCCAGGTGCGGGGATTCGGACTGGCGCGAACCATCGTCTTTTTCCCGTCGATGATAAGCCTGCTGACCATCGGCATCATGTGGAAATGGCTGTTTGGTTATAACTCTGGATTAATCAACTATGTACTGAGCCTAGTGGATATCAGCCCGGTTCCCTGGCTACAGCAGGAAACCATGGCGCAGATTGCGGTGGTGATTGTGTGGGTGTGGGCCAGTGCGGGCTTCAATATGATGATCCTGCTGGCAGGTTTAACGGCTATTCCGGAGGATTTGTATGAGGCCTCCCGTATGGATGGAACCAGCCGCTGGCGTACCTTCTGGCGCATTACCCTGCCACTGCTGCAACCCAGCGTAGTGGTGGTAGTGGTGCTGTCATCGATAGAAGCCTTCAAGGTCTACGAACTGGTGATTTCGCTGACGGGCGGTGGGCCGGGACGTGCCACCGTCTATCTGATTCAGACCATTTATGAGAACGCCTTCATGCAACCGGCGACAGCAGGGGTTGCAGCGGCACAATCGGTGGTGCTGTTCGTGATTTTGTTCGCGCTGTCGGTCATCCAACTTCGTCTGTCGAGGAGTTTCAAATGA
- a CDS encoding ROK family protein: MANSQPLGKTLANALSQLERLSLETTSGWAAALDIAPGSVQNLMNFLEKQHIIQQKSPGVELHPQSPVVIGFDLGGTKVNGWLTTLSGEVLAHTSQPTAKGDEQAALQQMSSLAQALLQQAHIAPNRLKQVAIGIPGSIDKQRNVQLSPNLRLPARLPNLFSLPDGQSCPVVFENDVNLAALGEYHYGHGKGSDSLVFIAFGTGVGMGIITQGSIISGHNGMAGEIALLPLSATPYDDAKISVGGVFEDRVSSSAIRQRYQGGGTEVIDIFRRAEQGDEQARTVLENTAQIAALGVASAVSLLNPEWLVLGGGIGARPAFHERVRQHVQTLLPVPVQLVGSALLDEAGVVGAVHLAREHCLAALAWHDVREAV, translated from the coding sequence ATGGCGAACTCGCAGCCACTTGGTAAAACTCTTGCAAACGCGCTTTCTCAGTTGGAGCGTCTGTCGCTGGAAACGACTTCCGGCTGGGCTGCCGCCCTCGATATTGCGCCGGGGAGTGTGCAGAATTTAATGAATTTTCTGGAAAAACAGCACATTATCCAGCAGAAATCACCGGGTGTTGAATTGCACCCGCAGTCGCCTGTGGTGATTGGTTTTGATCTGGGCGGCACAAAAGTCAATGGGTGGCTGACAACGTTGAGCGGCGAGGTATTGGCGCACACGTCACAGCCTACCGCTAAAGGTGATGAACAGGCGGCACTGCAACAGATGTCATCGCTGGCGCAGGCACTACTGCAACAGGCACATATCGCACCGAACCGCTTGAAACAAGTCGCTATCGGTATTCCCGGTTCAATCGATAAGCAACGCAATGTACAGCTTTCCCCTAACCTGCGCCTTCCTGCCCGCTTACCCAACCTGTTTTCTCTGCCTGATGGGCAGTCGTGCCCGGTGGTATTCGAAAATGACGTTAATCTGGCGGCATTGGGGGAATATCACTATGGGCATGGCAAAGGCAGCGACTCGCTGGTGTTTATCGCCTTCGGTACCGGTGTCGGTATGGGGATTATCACACAAGGCAGCATCATCAGTGGACACAACGGTATGGCGGGGGAAATCGCCCTATTACCGTTGAGCGCAACACCTTACGACGACGCCAAAATTTCCGTCGGCGGGGTGTTTGAAGATCGTGTCAGCAGCAGCGCGATTCGCCAGCGCTATCAGGGTGGCGGGACTGAGGTTATCGATATTTTCCGCCGGGCAGAACAAGGGGATGAGCAGGCGCGTACCGTGCTGGAAAACACCGCACAGATTGCCGCGTTGGGCGTGGCTTCAGCCGTGAGTTTGCTGAATCCTGAGTGGCTGGTGTTGGGCGGCGGAATTGGTGCGAGACCCGCGTTTCATGAGCGTGTTCGTCAGCATGTACAAACATTGCTGCCGGTGCCGGTTCAGTTGGTCGGCAGCGCCTTGCTGGATGAGGCGGGAGTGGTCGGCGCCGTGCATCTGGCCAGAGAACACTGCCTGGCCGCATTAGCCTGGCATGATGTGAGGGAAGCGGTATGA
- a CDS encoding ABC transporter substrate-binding protein — protein sequence MKKKTVIAVLAGAMTLACSSLQAAELTIMWYETDKNESTVLKQLLNEYTQQHPQTTFNLQLVPYDNVIQKFRQYAASGSGMPDISKTSSMEAVIRPYLVDFNQYFGKDYLNQYIKGWADGARLGDKAIAAPLYVTSTGLLLNADAFKKAGVPLPDVQTGWTWEEFLPKIKEVAQKAHVRYPLVWDVSASRWIIHEYHYGNHVFSTEPPYKVVMDKQKAAKTLADFVKIADDYMPRGQWSGSSSDNPKELFIGGQAVAWMTGSWQLSSLAQRAKFDWRAGYTPRGTVKSSVYGGEYVVAFNTSKHLDESTSVIKWLTSPDVLKRLSVPIGMIPATLSDEPVKYEDPKISQAMALMQHELVESPAYAAADQANEAMQFVWAPMKDAVMQAVTHQITPEQAIEKIMKAAQDGLGASQ from the coding sequence ATGAAGAAAAAGACTGTTATCGCAGTACTGGCTGGTGCTATGACGCTTGCATGTTCATCATTGCAGGCGGCCGAGTTGACGATCATGTGGTACGAGACGGATAAAAATGAATCCACCGTACTCAAGCAGCTACTGAATGAATATACGCAGCAGCATCCGCAGACCACCTTTAATCTGCAACTGGTTCCTTATGATAATGTGATCCAGAAATTCCGCCAATACGCTGCATCGGGCTCCGGTATGCCGGACATCTCCAAAACGTCGTCGATGGAGGCAGTCATTCGCCCCTATCTGGTCGATTTCAATCAATATTTTGGCAAAGACTACCTGAATCAGTACATCAAAGGATGGGCGGACGGTGCCAGACTCGGCGATAAAGCGATAGCGGCTCCGCTGTATGTGACCTCCACCGGGCTGTTGCTGAATGCCGATGCCTTCAAGAAAGCGGGCGTACCCCTGCCGGATGTACAGACCGGTTGGACGTGGGAAGAGTTCCTGCCGAAGATTAAAGAGGTCGCACAGAAAGCCCATGTCCGCTATCCGCTGGTGTGGGACGTTTCCGCCAGCCGTTGGATCATCCACGAATACCATTATGGCAACCATGTTTTTTCCACCGAGCCGCCGTATAAAGTGGTGATGGATAAACAGAAAGCGGCCAAAACGTTGGCGGATTTCGTGAAAATCGCCGATGACTACATGCCGCGTGGGCAGTGGTCAGGCTCCAGTTCGGATAACCCGAAAGAGCTGTTTATCGGTGGGCAGGCCGTGGCCTGGATGACCGGTAGCTGGCAGTTAAGCTCGCTGGCGCAACGCGCCAAATTCGACTGGCGTGCTGGCTATACCCCACGGGGTACGGTGAAATCCAGCGTGTACGGCGGTGAATACGTGGTGGCGTTCAACACCAGTAAACACCTCGATGAGTCTACCAGTGTGATCAAATGGCTGACTTCGCCGGATGTCCTGAAACGCCTTTCCGTTCCGATCGGTATGATCCCGGCCACCTTGTCCGATGAGCCGGTGAAATATGAGGATCCGAAAATCAGCCAGGCGATGGCGCTGATGCAGCATGAACTGGTGGAAAGCCCGGCTTATGCGGCGGCGGATCAGGCCAATGAAGCGATGCAGTTCGTCTGGGCACCAATGAAAGACGCGGTTATGCAGGCGGTGACTCATCAGATAACGCCGGAGCAGGCCATCGAGAAAATCATGAAGGCCGCCCAGGATGGATTAGGGGCCTCTCAATGA
- a CDS encoding glycogen debranching protein, producing the protein MNSNNISVSPSEWVLKPQSDGQLLSTAAPLLPFMARRIQGSFSGEEGIVQLALWGSGTLGRLHVAPFSGPCTFAPNRLLSETQGFYVAQSQPVVLLTQTSFLRFYPAKRRAWWDQQAGRALREKQGTQQRWVLPWGVVIVEQRDNDVLIAAGNDDAEALRGLSLSTEQIRLEAQRYIDDCDQLPQAQPLLRSMVQQSLHAALSSIRYDHTGKFAGLAAGMDYSAPARTYYRDGYWTLQALLPLQPQIVLEEIHLMAAGLQPTGEAPSGVILNGPGLSAAWEDARRHNPAVKENHSRPQDWWSDHFDSPLFFILTIADYVRVTGDASPCEQYWAQIATIITRYEGFILHEDGLPQKPSHNDRDWADNVYRFGYVAYDLGLWFGAVNAVAQWATERDPALAQRCARLASQASRHLDAALLQPDGHYADYGRPGEFIEDHLTLDSLTLLRYGAVDAGRAEAVLRRVQARLESRHNSEQRYGDWGVLCAWPPFKRRSDTRAKSAFALRYHNGSDWPYLDGLYADTLLQYGISGSEYPLTRWWMTCLEQGWAGAVEYFSPPFGRGSLLQGWSSMPAAVVMKYRHHFDGGQ; encoded by the coding sequence ATGAATAGCAATAACATTTCGGTATCGCCATCAGAATGGGTATTGAAACCCCAATCGGACGGACAGCTGCTCAGCACGGCCGCGCCGTTACTGCCTTTTATGGCACGGCGCATACAAGGGTCATTCTCTGGCGAAGAAGGCATCGTGCAACTGGCCCTGTGGGGTAGTGGCACGCTGGGACGCCTTCATGTCGCGCCGTTTAGCGGGCCTTGTACCTTCGCACCCAATCGTCTGCTGAGTGAAACACAAGGCTTTTATGTGGCGCAATCTCAGCCTGTAGTGCTGCTCACGCAGACTTCGTTTCTGCGCTTTTATCCGGCGAAAAGACGTGCCTGGTGGGATCAGCAGGCTGGGCGAGCCTTGCGTGAGAAGCAAGGGACGCAGCAGCGTTGGGTACTGCCCTGGGGGGTGGTGATTGTCGAGCAACGCGATAACGATGTACTGATCGCCGCCGGTAACGATGATGCGGAAGCGTTGCGCGGTCTGTCGCTCAGCACAGAGCAGATCAGGCTGGAGGCGCAGCGTTATATCGATGACTGCGACCAGTTGCCACAGGCGCAACCGCTACTGCGTAGCATGGTGCAACAGAGTTTGCATGCCGCGTTGTCGAGCATCCGTTACGACCATACCGGGAAGTTTGCCGGGCTGGCCGCAGGAATGGACTACAGCGCCCCAGCCCGCACGTATTATCGCGACGGTTACTGGACGTTGCAGGCGTTGCTGCCATTACAGCCGCAGATTGTGCTGGAGGAAATCCACCTGATGGCGGCAGGGTTGCAGCCGACCGGTGAAGCGCCGAGCGGGGTTATCCTCAATGGTCCCGGTTTGTCAGCCGCCTGGGAAGACGCACGACGCCATAACCCCGCCGTCAAAGAAAACCACAGCCGTCCGCAAGACTGGTGGAGTGACCATTTTGACAGCCCATTGTTCTTTATTCTGACGATTGCCGACTACGTGCGGGTCACGGGGGATGCGTCTCCCTGCGAGCAGTACTGGGCGCAGATCGCCACCATCATTACACGTTACGAAGGCTTTATTCTCCATGAGGATGGCCTGCCGCAGAAACCGTCGCACAACGACCGGGACTGGGCGGATAACGTCTACCGTTTTGGCTATGTTGCCTACGATCTTGGCCTGTGGTTTGGCGCGGTTAACGCGGTGGCGCAATGGGCGACAGAGCGCGATCCGGCGCTGGCACAGCGTTGCGCACGTCTGGCGTCTCAGGCGTCCCGCCACCTTGACGCCGCGTTATTACAGCCGGATGGCCATTACGCGGATTATGGTCGTCCGGGGGAATTTATTGAAGACCACCTCACGCTCGATAGCCTGACGTTGCTGCGCTACGGCGCGGTGGATGCCGGGCGTGCCGAGGCGGTGTTGCGTCGGGTTCAGGCCCGGTTGGAGAGCCGTCATAACAGTGAACAGCGTTATGGCGACTGGGGGGTGTTGTGCGCGTGGCCGCCGTTCAAACGCCGCAGCGATACACGTGCCAAGTCGGCCTTTGCCCTGCGTTATCACAATGGCTCTGACTGGCCTTATCTGGATGGGTTGTACGCCGATACGTTGTTGCAGTACGGCATATCGGGCAGTGAATACCCGCTGACACGTTGGTGGATGACCTGCCTGGAACAGGGATGGGCCGGTGCGGTGGAGTACTTCTCACCGCCGTTTGGCCGGGGATCGTTATTACAGGGGTGGAGCAGTATGCCGGCTGCGGTGGTGATGAAGTATCGTCATCACTTTGACGGCGGACAGTAA
- a CDS encoding ROK family transcriptional regulator: protein MIEIENDVPVLRQISVRAVMEYLLHAGPASRAAMAKATRLSKQTMSEVILILEERGWVRPCGLESGKVGRAAMNYEIADDLAYVLGMDVGATSIRLSLVNLRGNEIAHYEEENDNSGGINLVNRLCQLKKDLLAQQQIDERKLHSVSVAIPGVINQKTGTLDMAPNLKNMSGFALRDSMQQAFGCEVLIENDINAAAIGEYWRGCGQDDHSLAFISLGTGIGLGLILEGILLRGAMGAAGEISYLPLGGDAYTSESLRQGTLESVLGAAGISKRYHFAGGGANTPVREILSRYADKEPAAIVTIEETARTAALLVLSVSLMFDPESIIIGGNIGIRPELTERIRFYLNNCSPHPIQLKSSTLGSQSVLTGAVAISLNKLHNSLFGLPELSRQISLPKHI from the coding sequence GTGATTGAAATAGAAAATGATGTTCCAGTTCTTCGCCAGATATCCGTCCGTGCCGTGATGGAGTACCTGCTGCATGCGGGACCGGCATCCCGCGCGGCGATGGCGAAAGCGACCAGGCTATCCAAGCAGACCATGTCTGAAGTGATTCTAATCCTGGAAGAGCGGGGGTGGGTTCGCCCTTGTGGGCTCGAATCAGGTAAGGTCGGGCGCGCCGCCATGAATTATGAAATCGCCGACGATCTGGCTTACGTGCTGGGTATGGACGTCGGTGCTACCAGCATCCGGCTGAGTCTGGTTAACCTCCGCGGCAACGAAATAGCGCATTACGAAGAGGAAAACGATAACTCGGGCGGCATCAACCTGGTCAATCGCCTGTGCCAGTTGAAAAAGGATTTGCTGGCTCAGCAGCAGATAGACGAACGCAAGTTGCACAGCGTCAGTGTCGCTATTCCCGGCGTGATCAATCAGAAAACTGGCACGCTGGATATGGCACCCAACCTGAAAAATATGAGCGGCTTCGCGCTACGAGACAGCATGCAGCAGGCTTTTGGCTGTGAAGTGCTGATCGAAAACGACATCAATGCCGCCGCCATCGGCGAATACTGGCGGGGATGTGGGCAAGATGATCACTCACTGGCCTTCATTTCGCTGGGTACCGGGATTGGTCTGGGGCTGATACTGGAAGGGATTCTGCTGCGCGGCGCGATGGGTGCGGCCGGGGAGATCTCTTATCTGCCGCTGGGCGGCGATGCCTATACGTCAGAGAGTCTCCGTCAAGGGACGCTGGAATCGGTACTGGGAGCCGCAGGCATCAGCAAGCGCTACCATTTTGCAGGCGGTGGTGCCAATACGCCGGTACGGGAGATTCTAAGCCGTTACGCCGACAAAGAGCCCGCCGCCATCGTGACCATCGAAGAAACCGCCCGTACCGCCGCCTTACTGGTCCTGTCGGTGTCACTGATGTTTGACCCTGAAAGCATTATCATTGGCGGTAATATTGGCATCCGCCCGGAACTGACCGAGCGCATTCGTTTTTACCTGAACAACTGCTCGCCTCACCCAATCCAGCTCAAGTCCAGTACCCTCGGGTCACAGTCAGTGCTCACTGGAGCTGTAGCCATTTCATTGAATAAACTACATAATTCTCTTTTTGGCTTACCAGAGTTATCGCGGCAGATCTCCTTGCCAAAGCACATCTGA
- the uca gene encoding urea carboxylase: protein MFERVLIANRGAIAVRIIRTLKKMGVKAIAVYAEADRHSQHVRQADEAWSLGDGPVRDTYLNQDKLLHIAAQCGAQAIHPGYGFLSENAGFVTRCEQAGLVFLGPTVAQMTAFGLKHQARALAQQNDVPLLPGSGLLTSLDSACEQAQRIGYPVMLKSTAGGGGIGMQRCNDHDQLVDAFTRVKRLAGNNFADDGVFLEKFIAQARHIEVQVFGDGQGNVIALGERDCSAQRRNQKVIEETPAPHLSDSVRAELQATAIRLCQAVNYRSAGTVEYVYDESSKQFWFLEVNTRLQVEHGVTELVYGVDIVQWMVELGAGCLPPLDTLITTPRGHAIQVRLYAEDPAKQFQPCAGLLSHVDFPDALPGLTLRIDHWLDSGSEVSPFYDPMLAKIIVHGDSRDAALDGMAQALASTSLYGIETNLDWLRHLLTLPTVRRGEIITATLGDVVWQPATLDVLSGGTLTTVQDAPGRIGYWHVGVPPSGPFDTHSFRLGNQLLGNAADTAGLEITLRGPTLRFNHDCAFVVTGAVIDIRLDNTTLDGGRVHHARAGQTLTLGDIQGAGCRSYLLLAGGLACPTYLGSRSTFTLGKFGGYAGRALRAGDVLHLAAPALPTSDAVLPAPDWNTHWSLRVIYGPHGAPDYFTAQDIDTFFAADWQVHYNSSRTGIRLIGPKPQWARTDGGEAGMHPSNIHDNAYAFGTVDFTGDMPVILGPDGPSLGGFVCPATVIHADLWKLGQLKAGDSIRFIPVTLEQADELACAAECAISAGRPAAEPALTPCCPSPVLYHHTAQDERPSVTCLAAGDRFLLLEYGEHRLDIALRFRVHALMQWLEQHPLPGVQELTPGIRSLQIHFDSLLCPRSTLLSHLQQADDALGDLRHAAVPSRTVWLPLSWDDDACREAITRYTQSVRPGAPWCPSNIEFIRRINGLESVDQVKEIVFNAHYLVMGLGDVYLGAPVATPLDPRHRLVTTKYNPARTWTAENSVGIGGAYLCVYGMEGPGGYQFVGRTLQMWNRDRQTDVFRQPWLLRFFDQIRFYPVSAQELLAIRERFPWGDYPLRIEEGEFRLADYQHMLAEQQPAIDAFQQQRQQAFDEELARWRADGQFTFDSSLQETVSDDEVIPANGYGVESQVAGSVWQWLAAPGDNVSAGQIVGILESMKMEIPITAPVDGIIHTLHRQAGHQVQAGQLLMVIEPAEH from the coding sequence ATGTTTGAGCGTGTATTGATTGCCAACCGTGGCGCTATTGCGGTGCGTATCATCCGCACCCTGAAAAAAATGGGCGTAAAAGCCATCGCGGTTTACGCCGAAGCGGACCGCCATTCGCAGCACGTACGTCAGGCCGATGAAGCCTGGTCGCTGGGCGACGGCCCGGTGCGCGATACCTACCTGAATCAGGACAAATTACTGCATATCGCCGCCCAATGTGGCGCGCAGGCGATCCACCCCGGCTACGGTTTTCTGAGTGAAAACGCCGGTTTTGTGACCCGCTGCGAACAAGCAGGCCTGGTGTTCCTCGGCCCAACCGTAGCACAGATGACCGCGTTCGGCCTCAAGCATCAGGCCCGGGCGCTGGCACAACAGAACGACGTCCCTCTGCTGCCCGGCAGCGGCTTGCTCACCTCGCTGGACAGCGCCTGCGAACAGGCACAGCGCATCGGTTATCCGGTGATGTTAAAGAGCACCGCGGGAGGCGGCGGCATCGGCATGCAGCGCTGCAACGACCACGACCAACTGGTTGATGCGTTTACCCGCGTCAAACGACTGGCGGGTAACAACTTCGCCGACGACGGCGTATTTCTGGAAAAATTTATCGCCCAGGCCCGCCACATCGAAGTGCAGGTCTTCGGCGATGGCCAGGGCAACGTGATAGCCCTTGGCGAGCGCGATTGCTCCGCCCAACGCCGCAACCAGAAAGTGATTGAAGAAACCCCGGCACCCCACCTGAGTGACAGCGTGCGCGCTGAACTGCAGGCTACCGCCATTCGGCTGTGTCAGGCGGTCAATTACCGCAGTGCAGGCACGGTTGAGTATGTGTATGACGAGAGCAGCAAGCAGTTCTGGTTTCTGGAGGTCAACACTCGCCTGCAAGTCGAGCACGGCGTCACCGAACTGGTGTACGGCGTCGACATCGTGCAGTGGATGGTGGAACTGGGCGCGGGTTGCCTGCCGCCGCTTGATACGCTCATCACCACGCCTCGCGGTCACGCCATTCAGGTGCGGTTATACGCCGAAGACCCGGCCAAACAGTTCCAGCCCTGTGCGGGCTTGCTTAGTCACGTTGATTTTCCAGACGCCTTGCCCGGGCTTACCCTGCGCATCGACCACTGGCTGGACAGCGGCAGCGAGGTATCACCGTTCTATGACCCGATGCTGGCAAAAATCATCGTACACGGCGACAGCCGGGACGCCGCCCTCGACGGCATGGCGCAAGCGCTGGCGTCTACATCGCTGTACGGCATCGAAACCAACCTCGACTGGCTTCGTCACCTGCTGACTCTGCCGACGGTCAGACGCGGAGAAATCATCACCGCAACACTGGGCGACGTCGTCTGGCAGCCCGCGACGCTGGATGTGCTCAGCGGCGGCACGCTGACGACCGTGCAGGATGCGCCCGGCCGCATCGGCTATTGGCACGTCGGTGTACCGCCTTCCGGCCCCTTCGATACCCACTCATTCCGGCTCGGCAATCAGTTGCTGGGCAACGCGGCCGATACCGCCGGGCTGGAGATCACCCTACGTGGGCCAACCCTGCGTTTCAATCATGACTGCGCGTTCGTGGTGACCGGCGCTGTCATCGACATCCGGTTAGATAACACCACCCTCGACGGCGGACGCGTTCATCACGCCCGCGCCGGACAAACGCTCACGCTCGGCGATATTCAGGGTGCCGGGTGCCGCAGCTATCTGTTGCTGGCCGGCGGCCTGGCCTGTCCGACCTATCTGGGTAGCCGCAGCACCTTCACGCTCGGCAAGTTCGGCGGCTATGCCGGACGGGCCTTGCGCGCAGGCGACGTACTGCATCTGGCCGCCCCGGCGTTACCCACGTCAGACGCCGTATTACCCGCGCCTGACTGGAATACCCACTGGTCGCTGCGGGTGATTTATGGCCCACACGGCGCACCAGACTATTTTACCGCGCAAGACATCGACACCTTTTTCGCCGCTGACTGGCAGGTGCATTACAACTCCAGCCGCACCGGTATCCGGCTGATTGGCCCCAAACCCCAGTGGGCGCGAACCGACGGCGGCGAAGCCGGTATGCACCCGTCCAATATCCACGACAACGCCTACGCCTTCGGCACCGTCGACTTTACCGGCGATATGCCGGTGATTCTGGGGCCGGATGGGCCGTCACTGGGCGGCTTCGTCTGCCCGGCTACGGTGATCCACGCTGACTTGTGGAAACTGGGCCAGCTCAAAGCAGGCGACAGCATCCGTTTTATTCCGGTCACGCTGGAACAGGCGGACGAGCTGGCGTGCGCCGCGGAATGCGCCATCTCTGCCGGTCGCCCTGCCGCCGAGCCTGCTCTCACGCCATGTTGCCCGTCACCGGTGCTGTACCACCACACGGCGCAGGACGAGCGACCTTCGGTAACCTGCCTCGCCGCAGGCGATCGTTTCCTGTTGCTGGAATACGGCGAGCACCGGCTGGATATCGCGTTGCGTTTTCGCGTACACGCGTTGATGCAGTGGCTGGAACAGCACCCGCTGCCGGGTGTGCAGGAACTGACACCGGGCATTCGTTCGCTGCAAATCCATTTCGACAGCCTGCTCTGCCCGCGCAGCACGCTGCTCTCACACCTGCAACAGGCGGACGACGCCCTCGGCGACCTGCGGCACGCCGCCGTGCCCTCCCGCACCGTCTGGCTGCCGCTCAGTTGGGATGACGACGCCTGCCGCGAAGCCATCACCCGCTATACCCAATCGGTCAGACCCGGTGCGCCCTGGTGCCCCAGCAACATCGAATTCATTCGCCGTATCAACGGGCTCGAGTCGGTGGATCAGGTCAAAGAGATCGTCTTCAACGCCCATTATCTGGTGATGGGGCTGGGTGATGTCTACCTCGGTGCCCCCGTCGCCACCCCACTCGACCCACGCCATCGGCTGGTCACCACCAAGTACAACCCAGCCCGCACCTGGACGGCGGAAAACTCGGTCGGCATCGGCGGCGCGTATCTGTGTGTATACGGTATGGAAGGCCCCGGCGGCTATCAGTTCGTGGGCCGTACGTTACAGATGTGGAATCGCGATCGGCAAACCGATGTCTTTCGTCAGCCATGGTTACTGCGCTTTTTCGATCAGATTCGCTTTTATCCGGTCAGCGCGCAGGAGCTGCTGGCTATCCGCGAACGCTTCCCGTGGGGAGATTATCCGTTGCGTATCGAAGAGGGCGAATTTCGCCTCGCCGACTACCAGCACATGCTGGCTGAACAGCAACCCGCTATCGATGCCTTCCAGCAACAGCGCCAGCAGGCCTTCGACGAAGAGCTGGCACGCTGGCGCGCCGACGGCCAGTTCACCTTCGATAGCAGCCTGCAAGAGACGGTCAGCGACGATGAAGTGATCCCGGCGAACGGTTACGGTGTGGAAAGTCAGGTGGCAGGGAGTGTGTGGCAATGGCTTGCCGCCCCCGGCGATAACGTCAGCGCCGGGCAAATCGTCGGTATTCTGGAGTCGATGAAAATGGAAATCCCGATTACCGCACCGGTCGACGGTATTATTCATACGTTGCACCGTCAGGCAGGGCATCAGGTGCAGGCCGGGCAGTTACTGATGGTGATCGAACCGGCAGAGCATTAA